Sequence from the Uloborus diversus isolate 005 chromosome 8, Udiv.v.3.1, whole genome shotgun sequence genome:
ctacaaaagctggtgattagttatttgtgaaacttacctgaaagaaaaccatcaagatttatatgggttgaatgttgataatagttcttccttagccaactttacatagaggcagtcatttagtgtttccaatttctttttcctcagcataattaactgcccattttggtgtcggacttaaaacacttaatgtaccccaaAGGAATTGTtttgcaaatcaaaatgaattatattttgacaaatttttgcaacatcaccagcaacacattgtatctttaaatggttatttatctcaattcataatattaatatgtattttttagaaaaaaaaaacagaatttcttcgagagtcgccaaatatggtttgaaaatactcaagatgttgactttagtttaacctcctgtaacttatttataactcaagtgatcaaattttagacaggcatttcaaaatatacaaatctttacctttaaaatgacaccttatttgtttagaagttttaattttgaaaatttgatcatctggttgaccttatcatggaattgcccttttgttattgaaaatgcaattttgtcttccaataattttttattattgcctattatttttctgtttgatttaaataaaatctgCTTTGATATTTATTGTTCTAATTTATGGTTGAGCATTGAAgtacaattttttattcttgaaaagtttttcaatttttttcttcttgaagggTATGTATGAGCCCTGCCCTGAAAAATGCATATTACACTCTTAAAATTGTTTTCGTGATTGGTaatgttttgtattttcatttcagaCAAAAATGAATGATCTTCAGTTGTTTCGTGGTGACACTATATTATTGAAAGGCAAGAAACGGCGTGAAACTGTTTGCATTGTGCTTTCAAACGATAATGTTCCCCATGAGAAAATTCGTATGAACAGATGTGTCAGAAACAATTTGCGTGTGAGACTTGGTGATGTTGTTAAGTaagttgttttcatttattaaaacatcaaaatcagtttttgaagttcattaaatcatttttataaaatcacATTTTAAGATGTATTTCAGCTTTTAGGCTTGAATTTGTATGTTCTTGGTCATTGGctaacttctgtttttttttccagtatcCAACCTTGTCCTGATGTTAAATACGGTAAAAGGATTCATGTGTTACCTATAGATGATACTGTGGAAGGTCTTACAGGGTAATTAACTTATATCAAAAGATTTAGATTTATGTGAATATTATCAGTGTCATTAGTGTTTTTAGTATGCTTATTTAGTTAGTGTTTAAAATTTCCCACAAATGTTAACCATAGCTGATAATGctgtttttgggttatttttgaaCCTATTGTTTGAGTTCCCCAGTGTAAAAATACAggatgtccgaaaagtccttgatacatttaaaatattcatagaaaaccaacaaattgtcataTGAATTTCTGGTTtacaccataatacttcacaggttcaagagtttttatgacatcaaaaaaaggggtgggggagaaaaagaaaaaaaggcattttgcagccagggtgtcagtatatgctatgcttataattcttcgtttagtatttttcatccctttttcccatgtcaacaaaagcgatttaaaagttacttttaaatccaAAGTTTAAGCAATTAAACACATAGTATTTTAACTTagcatttgtatttaaaataagttaaattatataattttatgaaGTTGTACATCGATGCTCCCTTCCTGTAAATTTTTTCAgtacttgaaatttttaattatttgagtaATTACTTGATTTTGCAATTATTTGAGTAATTATTAACATCATTCATTGTGAATAAATGTTGCTAATGGTTTGGGAATActaaaacaaaaatggtttttaaattcacaaaatttccGATTGCTGAAAACcgcaaagtcccccccccccccatgtgccAACCGCAGAGGTGAACACCCTGCAAACTTTAAGAACTTTCcaaagcaagggcgcccatataggggggctcccccccccttagaaatgagaactttcttgcatttagtgcttttttctttgcaaaaatgtataaacatttattttccagccattaatgaataagttattaaaaatgtcaaattttataatCTCTGATCTGTACTAAAATTTGTTTCCATGTGGAAAATactctgctaaaccatggggaaaatttttgagcccccccccccttaaaattttgcatatgggcgcccttagtCCAAAGCGACTATTTCTAGTcgacttaaaaaattgaaatttaagaaataaaaatattgaagttcataaatttgaagaaaaaacaaaatcgtGTGAAATCAAACTACAGGAACCACTTGTAACAACAGAAATGAATAATAATGTACTTGATGGCATTAACTAAAACCTTGCATAATCTGCTGATAGAACTTAGAAATTAGTTGAcatttattttcaactgatgTCTGTTCACATTTTCATTCCTAACTTCTACTACCAGTTTATTTTTGGTTGTTTTTGCTAGTAGGCGTGGCTTTGCGGTGGATTGAATATTCATTCAATGAGCGTGCCTCTAGCCTCTCATCTACTCCTTAATTGGAAATCTCACTGCTACAGCTGAAGTTGCATCTCAATTCTTTAAGTTCTACCATACTTGGTTAATTATTGCCACTTTAACTTACCTTACCTCttaataatgaatttaattattaaaataacttcatttagatAACTTGGGCCTAACCTGCGATCTGAAGTCGGCCAATTAGAAAGCCTTCTGGCATACTTCCTATCTGGGTATTTAACAATTAAGCATAATCCTATTTGAGACTGATCAAAAGAACCATTAAGCTCTACCATCATCGACGCCCGGGCGCACATCTGAATGAAGTCACTTAGGAGGCAGCATGGGCTGTTGAAAGGAGATAAAGTTGCTGGAATATTAGTGATCAATTAAAATTCCAATATTTCTCTTTCCTGAATGATGAttgactttttaaatattaaagtgaaaaaattatgcataactaATTGCACATTATtgcttaattttgcttttttctccAGCAATTATGtagatcttccaaaaaaaaaatcttttcattgtGTTTTCTCATGTTTTACAGGAGTTTATTTGACGTGTACTTAAAACCTTACTTCTTAGAAGCATATAGGCCCATACATAAGGGTGATTTATTCATTGTTAGAGGAGGCATGCGTGCAGTTGAATTTAAAGTTGTGGAAACTGATCCTAGTCCATATTGTATAGTAGCTCCTGATACTGTGATTCACTGTGAAGGTGATCCCATTAAAAGAGAGGTAAGTTTGTGTGTTCGTAAAATCATTTAATACATGAATTGAAGAACAATAATcacttataatatttttaatgaggcataatttaagtcattaaaatagcattttttattatttaaaatgctaGTAATGTTTTAAGCGTGTTATTGTTAATGTACATAATATCAACATTTGAATTGTTTATTCgtatttttatcagttttcttGTTTCAATTGATGTTTTAGGAAGAAGAAGAAACTCTAAATGCCGTTGGTTATGATGATGTTGGTGGCTGTAGAAAGCAGCTTGCCCAAATTAAAGAAATGGTTGAATTACCTCTTAGACATCCCAGTCTCTTTCGTGCTATTGGCGTTAAAGTAAGTTTTTGTACTTTAAAGTTTTCATTATAATAtggagaaagggggaaaaaaaaccccagtaaattattttaaacattctgTTAAAATCTCATAGATTGTGGTGGTAGAATATTTTGTATTAGTTTGCTccctaatttaatgtttttttttttctgttagttcAAATGGTTGAAGCAGCCAAAAGTTAAATGTTGAGCCTTTGGTACTCCTTTAATAGTCATGTTTTAACCAAATTAAAATCACTTAGCAAAAGTaactaaataacaaaaaattaaaatgtatataaCTATGGAGTGAAAGCTATCAGATAACTCAGGGCCATTAAGAGCAGAGACTGGCCCCTTGTCAGTTTCATCTCCAAGCCCCTCCCCctcataaaaattataaaacttcctccaaaatgtATCAAATTTAAACTAGTCAGATTACAAGTCAgtctgaaaaaaggaaaaaaaactatcaaatcgGAAATGAAGCAAGACGAAAACTAtttgcgttttttaaaaatttctttggaaCCAGGAATGGCAAGTTTTTGCCAGCTTTtcccaaagtggcaaaaataaaatttcgactAACATCGTACTGATTTTGCATTATTTACCTTTCATTTAGGGAAGTAATATTAGTAGCTCTCATAAAGAGAAAATATACTACCTTAAAATACTTAATgttctgttaaaaagaaaacttaaaagtacTCAATAAAGAtatctttgtttaaatttttatttatttgcaatgaagagagattttttttctttttaatattttgacatatgcAAAAACTAAGAAATTTTTGTAACGTTCATTGTGCCAGGTTAGCAGATTTGCTTTTTAATTCTGGATTTCAGCTTTCCTCCAAGATTTTGGGATTTTCTAGTTTTGTTGTGTTATTATACCAATGTTTTGGTGTGTTGTTCTTTACATCAGCATTTTGCGATGCTTCGATGTTTTTCCAAGCCTTCATGCCTACTAgtatgttttattgtaataatctttaatcaaattcttattattttcaatttctagccACCTAGGGGTATTCTGCTGTACGGTCCTCCCGGCACGGGTAAAACTCTTATTGCTAGAGCTGTGGCTAATGAAACTGGagctttcttctttttaattaatggTATTAGTTCTTTGGatttcattgtttaaaatattttgttaattatattttagcaATCTTTAACCACTGAAagataaattattaatatttattgttattagCGCTAAAACTTCCTCCTCCCCACTCTAACTTATTGCAGCTTTTACAAGCTGATAAAATCACCATATTATTGggaaaaatatgatgaaacagcatttgattttattcaagATGTCTTAATGTTCTAAAACATCCTGTGTTATTGATCATTGTTCAATAATCAAGGACATCCTATATTAGCATATAgagttaaccatttttttttaataaatgtagaTACATGAtaaaattttcaaggcacaatGTAAGTTAGGCcacattttaaataatgttattcCTATGAATCACCAATTTGAAAGTATGAAAcatgtttgtaaatttatttgtAGTAAATTGTGATACATGCTAAATTACCATTGACTAGAATAGCTATTCTTATTAAAACTTTAATGTTGAAGCATTTAACGCATTGACTTACACAGTCAGCCACAGGTTTTTCGTTGATGACTGAAAAGGACTCAATAGTTCTAGCTTTTTCTCAGCGTTTCATGCTGTCAATAGATGGCATGTCACATTATATAACTCTTGGAAAGCTGAAAAATCAATACACTGTATTTTGTTATTTCTGCAtgttatatttacttatttaatcatttgaaaattttcctcagGACCTGAAATAATGAGCAAGTTGGCTGGAGAATCTGAAAGCAATTTGCGAAAGGCATTTGTGGAGGCTGAAAAGAACGCTCCTTCTATAATTTTCATTGATGAACTGGATGCAATTGCTCCCAAAAGAGAAAAGGTAATTTTCATTATGAAAAATGCTTTGAATACTATACGTGTAAAAtgtttgtttagaattttttaaaaagcaatttaatttgaaaattgtttcatAACTGATCTTACACctcttaatttctttttcttttgttcctCTTTGTTATGCAGCGGAAAGGCATTGTTCAGTGTAGTCAAGTTTCCCATTAGTGGGAGACTCACTTTTTTGCCCATCTCCCACTTAACTCATTTCTCCCAATATTTTAGACTTTATTAAAGATATTGTTATCAAAACAGATCAATTAAACCAGTTTTGTGCATTGTAGCTGGAAAGTTTAGATGAATTAATAAACCAAGGAGAGTTGATATTCAGTGGAGCTCTATTGGTAGATTAAACAGTGCTGATGGGGTGTTATAATATAAGAACTCGCTCTAAAATAGTCTTGGCTGTTTTAACAACAATGCAGAGTATGGGTAAGTTTTGACCAAACGAAATATAATTTAGACTTAATATAAAAAGTGACATGCTGAAAAAATTTCCATTCCCCTAGAAAATGTTTTTACCGTTtagatttataaaaataaaatcatcagtTTCTTTTTTCCTCATATTCACCTTCAATGATTTATGTGTTTTAACAGCCATCTTTTATAAAGTCTTGAAGGTAGAGTTCTATTATGTCGACACATTAATTTGatgtataatttaaaatttccataATGGAATTAACAATCAAccacaatttattaaaaatgcccATAACTCTAGCTATTTAtggtatttattatttcttttaattttagacACAAGGTGAAGTAGAAAGGCGAATTGTGTCCCAACTATTGACACTGATGGATGGTCTTAAACAAAGATCCCATGTCATTGTAATGGCTGCAACTAACAGGCCAAACAGCATTGATGCAGCTTTGAGACGATTTGGTAACCTTGTTTTTGTCTCAGTTTATGCAGAATAACACACACTTTAATGTCATCAGTTTTCCTCCTTCAAGCTTGTATGTATTAATCTGCTGTTGGTGAAACATGCATCATAAAGCTGTGTTGGAACAGCAGAACTTTGAtgatttattttgtatgtttggTCTTCAATAAGCTTTTGACGTGCTATGTTATGCGACTCTTTTGGGAGAGTAGCATGCTTGTTCTCATAGTGCAATAAAACCTCTATTGAAGTTCATTTCCTGTTCCATATTTGATTTGTGTATATTTGGAGCAcatattttgctgaaaaagtaggtagctaatttttgtaaaaaaaaatataaaaaatttttaatacatttagaAAAAACTTCTAATTTCTTTTTGTGTTCTAAAATACCCaaagttttctaaaatgtttttagctgagttagtaaaattcatttttgaagcaATTATTCTCCTTTAATTTTGTCAGATTCATGTTTGGAAAAACATCAGGTTGCAATGGCTTTTTCTACAGAATTAATGACTTGGCTAATTGTAGTTCAGGTGATCTCAGATTTCATATTTTTAGTGATGCAGAAATCATTGGACAATATAAGAGGAATGTGTACCAATGGGGGAGGGGAGTCAAAGCAATGAagtgaaagaagaaaaatttacaaCTTAGTAGCTTTAgaagtgttttcaaaattttgagttgtgcgctaattttacattttgaaaacgtgGAAAATCCTACCCTTTCctacgatatataatattaatatgtacaaGTAATTATTCACCCTCATATTCGggaatttgtgtgaaaattgggcctaaattggaattaaaagaactacttatcgaattttttttttgagctggtctgcaaacctttccggtactgaaagatactgtgaaaatttcagcgaaatcaactgggaagttctcgagttttgcacaTTCATTGCATTGCACACACATTTTTTaggaaacttcattttatactatatagAGATACCTAGCTGATACATTCTCTATCTTATTGATTTTTATGGTAATTCGTCCAAtgatttatccccccccccagacaTTTTCATTACCATTTAAACTCTGCTAGTTAtctattgtttaaaattgtaataagGATTTTACTTGCCCTTAGAATGCAAATTTTTGTTCCGGTTAATGCATTTGTGAAAGGTTATAAAAAAGTTACTTAGAATTTTATACATGTAATGAAATACAGATATCACTGTAGTAAGGTGTTTTGAaggaaattctaaaataattttaaattgcaggTCGATTTGATCGTGAAGTTGATATTGGTATTCCTGATGCTACTGGCCGGcttgaaattttaagaattcaTACTAAGAACATGAAATTGGCAGATGATGTTGATTTAGAAAAGgtagaaatatttatatttattttagagtaatttttttttagagtttagAGTAATAGTAAActttttagagtaattttgaagttggttctatttttttttttttttcagaatttttttatgttatctCTGTCAGTTCTCAACATTGGGGCAATTCCGTGGTGTCGGGcgtaaaaaacgaagaaaaatttctcagttttaattctgtTTACCAAATAtgaactgttccaaaatgatcacatttatttacaagatacttattACATCCCACtggaaaaaaatcatgttagtttttcaaaatggatccctaaagtataagttaaaaaattttaaagagttggtgtcggacgtaaacacacaaatagtaaaattgatggttcacttaaaaactattaaaagtctgtgaattgacttacattttaattttaaaaacagcataattctaaagtataTTTATGATTGAAGAatatttcacagttttcaaatgattttataaagaataaaaatatttaaaaaatatttttaacttggtgtcggacgtaaattgttcacattggacgtaaactattgctcttaaatgtcaatacataacaatgattacagttataaatatataaattataggttacatatcctgaaacaaaatttaccacttaaattcaaaagtagggttgattgggtgaagtgggacactggggtaagtgggtcacccccaaaAACCGAAATAGCCATATAGTTTTTATACTATTTTACTTTAATCATGTCACGGTTCATCACAATGATTAGTTTTGCATACATTTGGGttacatggaattttttttttacgtcagagaacttagtcaaaaaaaaaaaaaatctaaaaatatttgactCTGTTTTAGAgaaaactgttttagaggagaggccccacttaccccgtaaaatttCGCTATAAGAGGTCCCCACACAATGGGGTAAGTGGTTCCCAccataacagtgaggatttgaaaatcaaaagcaactctgatgaaatatttgtattagtgaaatacaggacaactatgatgacttagtaggaattgatagttcagctacaaaagctggtgattagttgtTTGTGAAACTTACCggaaagaaaaccatcaagatttatacgggttgaatgttgataatggttcttccttagtcAACTTTACATAGaccagtcatttagtgtttccaatttctttttccacttatagttttggcaaatttgccaaaattgatcttaactggattacgttcattcaacacacctcttctaaaaaggggtcctacttacccctattaaccctaaatgtatatacaataaattcactaagttgtttttgaagcatgtttcactttaactttgaaattaaagccaaaaaaggagaaacacagttgaaaacatgtgttgtttaaaggaatgtaacagtgtcaGACGTATGTTGGACGTAAAAaaattttacgtccgacacctagatttcagtaaaaaatattcacttgttacaaaatgaaaataggttacatcaaagggattgaaattcttactttgtacccaaaaatacatgtatgtagctttaaaattattgactcagcataattaactgcaaATTTTGGTGTCGGatgtaaaacacttaatgtaccccagaagaattcttttataaatcaaaatgaattatattttgacacatttttgcaacatcaccagcaacacattacatctttaaatggttattaatCTCAATTTataatattatgtattttttggaaaaaacagaatttcttcgagagtcaccaaatatggtttgaaaatactcaagatgtttaACCtcttgtaacttatttataactgaagtgatcaaaatTTAGACAGGCATTTGAAAATACACAACTcgttacctttaaaatgacacctcatttgtttagaaattttaattttgaaaatttgatcatctggttgaccttatcatggaattccccataagcaaaaaaatattttttaattaagtgcaTCGTGATAGCAAATTTCCAATCTGAATAATTTGCTTTGCCTATAAATTGTTTGTAAGTAAAGCTTCCTGTTCCCccaggtatttttattttattattaatttgttaaatttacaatattacataaactaaatatatatattttaaaaagttatttctctTATTTTATATGCCTACAATTTCTATCAACAAGCTGATTGTTAAAGATTAGTAGTTAAAATAAGCTATGAGCATTTTTATTAAACCTAACAGTTACCATATGGGAAACAAAGTTGCATTAATTGCAAAATTATCTTAAAACGAAGAATTAATCAAATGTGTTTTTTGAAAGCTACCCTGGGCCCATAACCTGAAGAAAAATCAATAACTGTTACCTGAGAGAGATTGTATAAGACTCGCCAACCTAACACAAAGACATACAACTATCTTGCTTGGGAGCCAAAGGAAAAGTTAATCTTTTTCTGTATCTAAACATCGAATGTAGTTTGCAGCAGTGCTGCCAGCAAAAGAGAGTCTCAAAACTGAAATTTGATTtccataaaattgaaattaatctaCTATTTGGTGTTTTCTGTGTTTTATTGTCGTAAGAATCAAGATTTCACTTGAGGTAATCAGTTTTGTATTCAGTTTCATTTTCAGCCTTATTTAACCAGCCAATTAAGATGTAAGTCAGATACTCGAGCAATTGATTGAAGTCATTTTGGTTTCAAGAAGGTTTCATGTGGCGGTTAAGTTGTGTGATAGGGGTTCGAATTGGGTAGTAAAAGCAACCAACCAATTAAAACCACATCTGgtcttttaaaatgcaatatcaaaagaaaattttgaagcattttgtttttcaaaaaggttACAGGCAAATGTGTATACCAAAAGATATCTATGTTTAAAAGATTTTGGGagcataaaaataaattgcataaatgtgtaatattaaaacttttgttaGTTTTAAATGCTTCATGAAATTTATTCTCTCATAGATTGCTGCTGAAACTCATGGCTTTGTTGGCTCTGATCTTGCTGCCCTGTGTTCTGAAGCTGCATTGCAgcaaattcgtgaaaaaatggaTTTGATTGATCTTGAAGATGAACAAATTGATGCTGAAGTCCTGAATTCACTTGCTGTTACAATGGATAACTTTAGGGTTTGTATTGCTgtatatttactattaaaaatgttttgtactaATGCtcctttttgtgtgtgtttcaaatgtttttagaaaattatgtATAACTTTTTCCAACTgactgaacaatttttaaaaaattgggttgCATAGTATTTTGATTGTTCTTGCTTTGGTCAAATGTGTTGTTTTTCATCGGTTACTGAACATAATTCAAATCAAATTCCCCAATCGATTTCAAAATCTTCAATAATAAATTGATTAACCAAATCCTGGAAcacatatcttgaaaaattacTGAGGAATATTACTTGACATTCAGGCAATGCTTGAAATTAAGTTTAACCTTCAACttattactactttttaaatctgaaaatttatatattgtattcatatatatttttaatgtctttttaagTATTTCACTCGTTAAAAATCAGAAATATATCTCTAAAATTTAGTGAAgcccaaaaaaaagtttaaattttaaaatatttcaattgaaagCTTTATTCTCTAATGTAAGCATTCTGAGTGCTAGAAATCAAAATGATACATATCATTTGTTTCTATGTCATCTgttatttcatctttaaaatctttttagcttatttttatgGAATAGATCATTTAATGTATTCTTTATAGGTTCCATACATTTCACTCCTTTAAAAATGTCGAGTATTTTCatgccttgaaaaaaaatcctagcTATTTCTCTGATAGTAGTAAATGTTTGATCTCAT
This genomic interval carries:
- the LOC129228126 gene encoding transitional endoplasmic reticulum ATPase, which translates into the protein MAGKQNQEELATAILKTKQKPNRLLVEEAVNDDNSVVDLSQTKMNDLQLFRGDTILLKGKKRRETVCIVLSNDNVPHEKIRMNRCVRNNLRVRLGDVVNIQPCPDVKYGKRIHVLPIDDTVEGLTGSLFDVYLKPYFLEAYRPIHKGDLFIVRGGMRAVEFKVVETDPSPYCIVAPDTVIHCEGDPIKREEEEETLNAVGYDDVGGCRKQLAQIKEMVELPLRHPSLFRAIGVKPPRGILLYGPPGTGKTLIARAVANETGAFFFLINGPEIMSKLAGESESNLRKAFVEAEKNAPSIIFIDELDAIAPKREKTQGEVERRIVSQLLTLMDGLKQRSHVIVMAATNRPNSIDAALRRFGRFDREVDIGIPDATGRLEILRIHTKNMKLADDVDLEKIAAETHGFVGSDLAALCSEAALQQIREKMDLIDLEDEQIDAEVLNSLAVTMDNFRWAMGKSSPSALRETVVEVPTVTWEDIGGLEPVKKELQEMIQYPVEYPDKFLKFGMTPSRGVLFYGPPGCGKTLLAKAIANECQANFISVKGPELLTMWFGESEANVRDIFDKARAAAPCVLFFDELDSIAKARGGNIGDAGGAADRVINQILTEMDGMSSKKNVFIIGATNRPDIIDPAILRPGRLDQLIYIPLPDDKSRESILKANLRKSPISKSVELPYIAKVTQGFSGADLTEVCQRACKLAIRESIEAEIKKEKEKQQNPEAASAMDTDDYDPVPEIRRDHFEEAMKFARRSVSDNDIRKYEMFSQTLQQSRGFGSNFRFPSSQTSNGASQGAQNYDIQEDGDDDLYS